In Roseimicrobium gellanilyticum, one genomic interval encodes:
- a CDS encoding DUF1501 domain-containing protein: MQNRPLHPLQVSRRHFLQECGVGLGKVALAGLLTDTLASRVRGAPTPASTDPLRPLKPHFPGKAKHVIHLFMAGAPSQLDLFDYKPALAKLEGNPLPPSVIGNQRYAFIRPDAAVLGPRFQFAKHGQSGAELSEAMPHLARIVDDICIVRSCKTDQFNHAPAQLFFNTGFSQPGRPSLGSWALYGLGSETQDLPAFVVMSTGSGLSGGSALWSSGFLPTVYTGVRFRSQGDPILNVSSPSGMDARLQRDTLDLVGKMNRRQMEAVGDPEINTRLANYEMAFRLQTSAPELMDLKSESKATLDMYGCDPAKPSFARACLLARRMIERGVRFINIYHEGWDAHSDVTGNTKKNCAATDQASAALVRDLKQRGLLDDTLVIWGGEFGRTPMVETNPALGRSLGRDHHPQAYTMWMAGGGIKSGVTYGSTDEMGFHIVDKPVHVHDLQATILHCMGFDHERLTFHHAGRDFRLTDVHGHVVKDILA; the protein is encoded by the coding sequence ATGCAGAATCGCCCCCTTCATCCGCTGCAAGTTTCCCGCCGCCACTTCCTGCAGGAGTGTGGCGTTGGATTGGGAAAGGTGGCTCTCGCTGGCCTGCTCACGGACACACTTGCTTCACGTGTCCGTGGGGCGCCCACACCGGCATCCACGGATCCGTTGCGCCCGCTGAAACCGCATTTCCCCGGAAAGGCGAAGCACGTGATTCACCTCTTCATGGCAGGCGCGCCTTCGCAGCTCGACCTGTTCGATTACAAGCCGGCGCTGGCAAAGTTGGAAGGAAATCCACTGCCACCCTCGGTGATAGGCAATCAGCGCTATGCTTTCATCCGCCCGGATGCCGCCGTGCTTGGTCCCCGCTTTCAGTTTGCGAAGCATGGTCAGAGCGGCGCGGAGTTGTCGGAGGCCATGCCGCATCTCGCCAGGATCGTGGATGACATCTGCATCGTGCGCTCGTGCAAGACGGATCAGTTCAATCACGCGCCCGCGCAGCTTTTCTTCAACACCGGTTTCTCGCAACCCGGCCGGCCCTCGCTTGGGTCATGGGCGCTTTATGGGCTTGGGTCGGAGACTCAGGATCTTCCCGCCTTTGTGGTGATGAGTACTGGAAGCGGACTGAGCGGGGGCTCGGCCCTGTGGTCCAGTGGCTTCCTCCCCACGGTGTACACGGGAGTGCGCTTCCGCTCCCAGGGGGATCCCATCCTGAATGTCTCAAGCCCCAGCGGCATGGACGCACGTCTGCAGCGTGACACGCTGGACCTTGTGGGCAAAATGAACCGCAGGCAGATGGAAGCCGTTGGTGATCCGGAGATCAACACGCGCCTCGCCAACTATGAAATGGCCTTCCGTCTGCAGACCAGCGCACCGGAGCTCATGGACCTAAAGAGCGAGAGCAAGGCCACGCTGGACATGTATGGCTGCGATCCGGCCAAGCCCTCCTTTGCACGTGCCTGCTTGCTCGCGCGTCGAATGATCGAGCGCGGTGTGCGTTTCATCAATATCTACCACGAGGGCTGGGACGCTCACTCAGACGTGACGGGCAATACGAAGAAGAATTGTGCAGCCACGGACCAGGCCAGCGCTGCACTGGTGCGTGATCTGAAACAGCGTGGTCTGCTGGATGACACGCTCGTGATTTGGGGTGGTGAATTCGGCCGCACGCCCATGGTGGAGACGAATCCCGCATTGGGCCGCAGCCTCGGGCGCGATCACCATCCGCAGGCCTACACCATGTGGATGGCCGGTGGCGGCATCAAGTCCGGTGTGACCTACGGCTCCACGGATGAGATGGGTTTCCACATTGTGGACAAGCCGGTGCACGTGCACGATCTCCAGGCCACCATCCTGCACTGCATGGGCTTCGATCATGAGCGCCTGACCTTCCATCATGCGGGCCGAGACTTCCGCCTGACGGATGTGCACGGGCATGTGGTGAAGGATATTCTTGCATAG
- a CDS encoding DUF1579 domain-containing protein: MKEHEWLKQFVGEWDTSVEVYMEPGKPPMTCKGSETAKMVGGFWVIGEGKAEMMGMPMSSLITLGYDPAKKKYIGTWIDGMSSYLWQYEGTVDEAGKLLTLESSGPCPKSQGKLREFRETVEFKSPDHRIFTSSIKEDDGKWTLIVKGEYTRKK, translated from the coding sequence GTGAAAGAGCACGAGTGGCTCAAGCAATTCGTCGGAGAGTGGGACACCTCCGTAGAGGTTTACATGGAGCCCGGAAAACCACCGATGACCTGCAAGGGCTCCGAAACTGCCAAGATGGTCGGTGGCTTCTGGGTCATCGGTGAAGGCAAGGCAGAAATGATGGGCATGCCCATGTCCAGCCTCATCACTCTGGGCTATGATCCCGCGAAGAAGAAATACATCGGCACCTGGATCGACGGCATGAGCAGCTACCTGTGGCAGTATGAAGGCACCGTCGATGAAGCAGGTAAATTGCTGACACTCGAATCCAGCGGCCCCTGCCCCAAGAGTCAGGGCAAGCTTCGCGAGTTCCGTGAAACCGTGGAATTCAAGAGCCCTGACCACCGCATCTTCACCTCATCCATCAAGGAAGACGACGGCAAGTGGACCTTGATCGTGAAGGGCGAGTACACGCGGAAGAAGTAA